In Spirosoma sp. KUDC1026, the sequence AACCACGTTCTCGGGTACATAGAAACCTAAACCCGTAATTTTCGAATAAGTCGGAATAGTCATGATTAAAGAGCGAAAGAATGAAAGGGCGAAAGAGCGATATCTGGAGCGGAACAATTCCAGTCGGCGCTACCCTATCAAAGAATGAAACCGGGCCGCCGGGCGGAGTGAAAGAGTGAAGCCATCCGGAAATCGCTCCTTCATTCTTTCGCTCCGCCCGGCGGCCCGGTTTCGCTCTTTGAAAAAATTGATACCAGAATATACAGGAAGATTATAAGCGGAATGGCCGCAAACTGTAAAAACAGCAGGAGCAGGACAGAAGCTATCAGGAACAGGTATTTCGTCTGGTTATCTGCCCAACGGAATGACTTGAATTTAAGCGCAAAAAGCGGCACTTCCGAAACAAGCATAAACGAAAAAGCGATCATCATCCCGATAGCGGTGTCGTTCTGCCAAAGGCTGTCAAACTGCGGCTGGTAGCGCCCCATTAGTGGGAATGCCCCGATCAGCATAGCGTTGGCTGGTACAGGTACGCCGATGAATGAATCCGACTGGCGCGTATCGATGTTGAAATTAGCCAGTCGCAACGCCGACAAGACCGCAATCAGGAAGGCGACGTACGAAAAGTTGCCCAGCCCCTGAAACCAGGCGAGCTGGAAAACGATAGTGGCCGGCAATACCCCGAACGTAACGACGTCGGCCAGCGAGTCAAGTTCCTTGCCGAAGGGACCCGACGCATGCACCAGACGGGCGACAAAGCCGTCGAAAAAATCGAAAACGGCCGCCAGCCCGATCAGC encodes:
- the pssA gene encoding CDP-diacylglycerol--serine O-phosphatidyltransferase translates to MKLLKHLPNAITCGNLLCGCIGLVMAFRGHLDTAAWLIGLAAVFDFFDGFVARLVHASGPFGKELDSLADVVTFGVLPATIVFQLAWFQGLGNFSYVAFLIAVLSALRLANFNIDTRQSDSFIGVPVPANAMLIGAFPLMGRYQPQFDSLWQNDTAIGMMIAFSFMLVSEVPLFALKFKSFRWADNQTKYLFLIASVLLLLFLQFAAIPLIIFLYILVSIFSKSETGPPGGAKE